In the genome of Gammaproteobacteria bacterium, one region contains:
- a CDS encoding hypothetical protein (Evidence 5 : Unknown function) yields the protein MILKWYDKFSDKILIVWPTAIYYKVKDMLSKAYQQPDEFFVSKNDLLERKNNVEEIELQELVSDPLNAVPDLPFGHLNKAWNIFLKKRRKDDVIWTFSANRTSEWGRKELRTGYVLVRSSSVWPYFLKTWQYIE from the coding sequence ATGATATTAAAATGGTACGACAAATTCAGCGATAAGATTTTGATAGTGTGGCCAACAGCCATTTACTACAAAGTGAAAGATATGCTTTCGAAGGCCTATCAACAGCCAGATGAATTCTTTGTTTCAAAAAATGATCTGTTAGAACGGAAAAACAACGTTGAGGAAATTGAGCTTCAAGAGCTTGTAAGTGATCCTTTGAATGCTGTTCCGGATTTGCCCTTCGGTCATTTGAACAAGGCTTGGAACATATTTCTTAAAAAACGAAGGAAAGACGATGTGATCTGGACATTCTCAGCCAATAGGACGTCTGAATGGGGACGAAAGGAGCTGCGTACCGGCTATGTTCTAGTCCGTTCTAGTTCTGTGTGGCCTTACTTTTTGAAGACTTGGCAATATATCGAATGA